One window of the bacterium genome contains the following:
- the ppdK gene encoding pyruvate, phosphate dikinase: protein MAKSKSKSTATPRAKKYVYFFGGKKADGRADMKNLLGGKGANLAEMVNIGLPVPAGFTITTDVCTYYYDNKLTYPKQLKEQVEKSLRKVERDMKAKFGDAKNPLLVSVRSGARASMPGMMDTILNLGLNDMTVQGLIKRSGNERFAYDSYRRFVQMYGDVVLDLKPKTKDDIDPFEEILEAKKEARGVTLDIELTAEDMKELVAEFKAAIKRETGKKFPEDPQEQLWGAIGAVFSSWNNPRANVYRKLNGIPDEWGTAVNVQSMVFGNMGEKSGTGVAFTRDAASGENYFYGEFLMDAQGEDVVAGTRTPLPIIQLKDKDPKAHKQLLDIRKKLEKHYRDMMDIEFTIQDGDLYMLQCRVGKRTAFAAIKIAVDMVKEKLISQKEALMRIEPDQLNQLLRPIFDMKEKQNAINGDQLLTKGLNAGPGAASGRVAFNAEDAVQFAKYGDPVILVRIETSPEDIEGMNAAEGILTARGGMTSHAALVARQMGKVCVAGCDSLKIDYKKREMRIAGRKEVVQEGDYISLDGSTGEVLMGNIPTRPSEVVQVLIDKSLKPADAPVFKMYDRIMKWADKARQINIRTNADQPDQSENAVAFGAEGIGLTRTEHMFFGEGKIGPMREMILAEDTEGRRKALAKLLPLQRKDFEGIFKAMGKRPVTIRTIDPPLHEFLPHDEKGQKEVADDLGIPAAKVKERVEALHEFNPMLGFRGCRLGIMYPEITEMQARAVFEAAANVRKKGIKAFPEIMIPLVGNVLELKMQEQIVRRVADEVMKAKKIKFNYLVGTMIEVPRGAITAAEIAGVAEFFSFGTNDLTQTTLGVSRDDAGRFLPSYVQNDIYARDPFESIDQSGVGFLMKHAVAEGRKTQPDIKLGICGEHGGEPASVEFCHNIGLNYVSCSPFRVPIARLAAARAALRNPRKVEKKAKKTAKKK from the coding sequence ATGGCCAAATCCAAATCGAAATCGACGGCAACCCCGCGCGCGAAGAAATACGTGTACTTCTTCGGCGGCAAGAAAGCTGACGGCCGTGCAGACATGAAAAATCTGCTCGGCGGCAAGGGCGCCAACCTCGCCGAGATGGTGAACATCGGTCTGCCCGTGCCGGCGGGATTCACCATCACCACTGATGTCTGCACTTATTACTACGACAACAAGCTCACCTATCCGAAACAGCTCAAGGAGCAGGTGGAGAAATCGCTGCGCAAGGTCGAACGCGACATGAAAGCGAAGTTCGGCGATGCGAAGAATCCCCTGCTCGTCTCCGTCCGCTCCGGTGCACGCGCTTCGATGCCGGGTATGATGGATACCATCCTGAACCTCGGTCTCAACGACATGACGGTGCAGGGACTGATCAAGCGTTCCGGTAACGAACGTTTCGCATACGATTCGTACCGCCGCTTCGTACAGATGTACGGCGACGTGGTGCTGGATCTCAAGCCGAAAACGAAAGATGACATCGATCCTTTCGAGGAAATCCTCGAAGCGAAGAAGGAGGCCCGCGGTGTCACGCTGGATATCGAGCTGACTGCCGAGGACATGAAGGAACTCGTTGCGGAATTCAAGGCTGCCATCAAGCGCGAAACCGGCAAGAAATTTCCGGAGGATCCGCAGGAGCAGCTCTGGGGCGCAATCGGCGCCGTGTTCAGTTCCTGGAACAATCCCCGCGCGAATGTCTACCGCAAGCTCAACGGCATCCCCGACGAGTGGGGTACCGCAGTGAACGTACAGTCCATGGTCTTCGGAAACATGGGCGAGAAATCCGGTACTGGCGTTGCCTTCACGCGCGATGCCGCTTCCGGTGAGAATTACTTCTACGGTGAATTCCTGATGGATGCGCAGGGCGAGGATGTCGTCGCCGGTACGCGCACGCCGCTGCCCATCATCCAGCTGAAGGACAAGGATCCCAAGGCACACAAGCAGCTGCTCGATATCCGCAAGAAGCTCGAGAAGCACTATCGTGACATGATGGACATTGAGTTCACCATTCAGGATGGGGATCTGTACATGCTGCAGTGCCGCGTTGGCAAGCGTACGGCCTTTGCCGCGATCAAGATCGCGGTCGACATGGTGAAGGAAAAACTCATCTCGCAGAAAGAAGCCCTCATGCGCATCGAGCCGGATCAGCTCAACCAGCTGCTGCGCCCGATCTTCGATATGAAGGAAAAGCAGAATGCCATCAACGGCGACCAGCTCCTGACCAAGGGACTCAACGCCGGTCCAGGCGCCGCGTCCGGCCGCGTGGCATTCAATGCCGAAGACGCCGTGCAGTTCGCCAAGTACGGCGATCCGGTCATCCTCGTCCGCATCGAAACCTCGCCTGAGGACATTGAGGGCATGAACGCAGCCGAAGGTATCCTGACCGCACGAGGCGGTATGACCTCACACGCCGCACTGGTGGCGCGCCAGATGGGCAAGGTCTGTGTTGCAGGCTGCGACTCCCTGAAAATCGATTACAAGAAGCGCGAAATGCGCATTGCAGGGCGCAAGGAAGTCGTGCAGGAAGGTGACTACATCTCCCTCGACGGCAGCACGGGTGAAGTGCTCATGGGCAATATCCCCACGCGTCCCAGCGAAGTCGTGCAGGTCCTTATCGACAAGTCGCTCAAGCCCGCCGATGCACCGGTCTTCAAAATGTACGACCGCATCATGAAGTGGGCCGACAAGGCGCGGCAGATCAACATCCGCACCAACGCCGATCAGCCCGATCAGAGCGAAAACGCCGTGGCATTCGGCGCCGAGGGTATCGGACTCACACGCACCGAGCATATGTTCTTCGGTGAAGGAAAGATCGGTCCCATGCGTGAGATGATCCTGGCAGAGGATACGGAAGGACGCCGCAAGGCACTCGCGAAGCTGCTGCCGCTGCAGCGCAAGGACTTCGAAGGCATTTTCAAAGCCATGGGCAAGCGTCCCGTGACCATCCGCACCATCGATCCCCCGCTGCATGAATTCCTTCCGCACGACGAGAAGGGACAAAAGGAAGTCGCCGACGATCTCGGCATTCCCGCCGCCAAGGTCAAGGAGCGTGTCGAAGCCCTGCATGAGTTCAATCCGATGCTCGGTTTCCGCGGCTGCCGTCTCGGCATCATGTATCCCGAGATCACCGAGATGCAGGCACGTGCCGTATTCGAAGCAGCAGCCAATGTGCGCAAGAAAGGGATCAAGGCCTTCCCCGAGATCATGATTCCCCTCGTCGGCAACGTCCTCGAGTTGAAGATGCAGGAACAGATCGTGCGCCGCGTGGCAGATGAAGTCATGAAGGCGAAGAAAATCAAATTCAATTACCTCGTCGGCACCATGATTGAAGTGCCGCGTGGCGCCATCACCGCGGCAGAGATTGCCGGTGTCGCCGAGTTCTTCTCCTTCGGCACCAACGACCTGACGCAAACCACACTCGGTGTCAGCCGTGACGATGCCGGACGCTTCCTGCCTTCGTATGTGCAGAACGACATCTACGCTCGCGATCCTTTCGAGAGCATTGACCAGAGCGGTGTCGGCTTCCTGATGAAGCATGCCGTGGCCGAGGGACGCAAGACGCAGCCCGACATCAAGCTGGGTATCTGCGGCGAGCACGGTGGCGAGCCCGCATCGGTGGAATTCTGTCACAACATCGGACTCAACTACGTGAGCTGTTCGCCCTTCCGCGTGCCCATCGCGCGCCTGGCCGCAGCCCGCGCCGCCCTGCGCAACCCCCGCAAGGTGGAAAAGAAAGCCAAGAAGACTGCGAAGAAAAAATAA
- a CDS encoding DNA-binding protein, producing the protein MKKNYSFTLILESTFDATEGIEDALYESGCSDGLVWTRNGFVFLDFTREAVSMEEAVSSAIQNIEGSRIGLSVGGIAPAPLVTQSMIAERLGVSREAVRLWSTGRRGRAAFPAPVTISGKGTAYWDWLSILRWRAAEGDSIPDEEIEKAETLSRISNKLISRRHAQVAG; encoded by the coding sequence ATGAAGAAAAATTATTCGTTCACCCTTATTCTGGAATCCACTTTCGACGCCACTGAGGGTATCGAGGATGCCCTGTATGAATCAGGGTGCTCTGACGGACTGGTGTGGACGCGCAATGGATTCGTCTTTCTTGATTTCACACGGGAAGCGGTCTCCATGGAGGAAGCGGTCTCATCAGCAATTCAGAACATCGAAGGTAGCAGAATTGGTTTGTCGGTCGGAGGGATTGCGCCTGCGCCACTGGTGACACAGTCGATGATAGCTGAACGGCTTGGGGTATCGCGTGAAGCGGTTCGGCTCTGGTCAACGGGCAGGCGAGGTCGAGCCGCGTTCCCCGCTCCGGTCACCATTTCGGGCAAAGGTACCGCGTACTGGGACTGGCTGAGCATTCTTCGATGGCGGGCCGCTGAAGGTGATTCGATCCCGGATGAGGAAATTGAAAAAGCCGAGACCCTCTCCAGGATCTCGAATAAGCTGATATCACGACGACACGCACAGGTCGCGGGATAA
- a CDS encoding lipocalin family protein, translating to MKRIPVLLTLTMIAIAGCGGSYPPLETVERVDLERYAGKWYEIARLPNSFQEDCWNSTAEYTLIDDETVRVINRCEEDSVGGEIDDVEGKAWVVEGSNNAKLKVSFFWPFKGDYWILMLDDAYQWVAVGTPSREYLWIMARDPQPDYLPLDRIKQELARKGFDVTKLISRPDVG from the coding sequence ATGAAAAGAATACCAGTACTATTGACGCTGACGATGATTGCCATTGCAGGCTGCGGGGGAAGCTATCCGCCGCTGGAGACGGTCGAGCGGGTGGATCTTGAGCGCTATGCGGGCAAGTGGTATGAAATTGCGCGGCTGCCGAATTCGTTTCAGGAGGACTGCTGGAACTCCACCGCCGAGTACACACTCATCGACGACGAAACGGTGCGCGTGATCAACCGCTGTGAGGAAGACAGCGTCGGCGGGGAGATCGATGATGTCGAAGGCAAAGCCTGGGTCGTCGAAGGCAGCAACAATGCGAAGCTGAAGGTGTCGTTCTTCTGGCCGTTCAAGGGGGATTACTGGATTCTGATGCTGGACGATGCGTACCAGTGGGTCGCTGTCGGCACTCCCAGCCGCGAATATCTCTGGATCATGGCGCGCGATCCGCAGCCGGACTATCTGCCACTCGACCGCATCAAGCAGGAACTCGCCCGGAAAGGCTTCGACGTAACGAAGCTCATCTCCCGTCCCGACGTGGGGTGA
- a CDS encoding NAD-dependent epimerase/dehydratase family protein has translation MKKILVTGAVGQIGSELTMALREKYGAENVIATGRKTEPSKELKESGPFHFIDVNNIDSVEEMITKYDIDTVVHMAAILSAVGEKNPNLAWDVNMNGTLNILNLGVKHEMARVVIPSSIAVWGPGTPAIAPQDTALHPTTMYGVTKVCGEILADYYVQKYNLDSRGLRYPGIISSETLPGGGTTDYAVAIYYEAIKNKHYTCFVREDTRLPMMYMPDCLKATIDLMEAPFDKLKRHNDYNVGSMSFTVKDLADSIKKVIPDFTVDYAPDFRQDIADSWPDGVDDTPAREEWGWNPSFDLDSMTKDMLEKLQARHDKGEL, from the coding sequence ATCAAGAAGATTCTCGTAACCGGCGCTGTCGGACAGATCGGTTCCGAGCTGACCATGGCCCTGCGTGAGAAATACGGTGCCGAAAATGTCATCGCCACCGGACGCAAAACCGAGCCCAGCAAAGAGCTGAAGGAATCCGGTCCCTTCCATTTCATCGACGTGAACAACATCGACTCGGTCGAAGAGATGATTACGAAGTACGACATCGACACCGTCGTGCACATGGCCGCGATCCTCTCCGCCGTCGGCGAGAAGAACCCGAACCTGGCGTGGGACGTCAACATGAACGGCACGCTCAACATCCTCAACCTCGGCGTCAAGCATGAGATGGCCCGCGTGGTCATTCCCAGTTCCATCGCCGTGTGGGGTCCGGGCACTCCCGCCATCGCCCCGCAGGATACCGCACTGCATCCGACCACGATGTACGGCGTCACCAAGGTCTGCGGCGAAATCCTCGCCGACTACTACGTACAGAAATACAACCTCGACAGTCGCGGACTCCGTTACCCGGGCATCATCTCCTCCGAGACGCTCCCCGGCGGCGGCACCACCGACTATGCCGTGGCGATTTACTACGAGGCCATCAAGAACAAGCATTACACCTGCTTCGTGCGTGAAGACACGCGCCTGCCGATGATGTACATGCCCGACTGCCTCAAGGCCACCATCGACCTGATGGAAGCACCCTTCGACAAGCTCAAACGCCACAACGACTACAACGTCGGCTCCATGAGCTTCACGGTGAAAGACCTCGCCGACAGTATCAAGAAAGTCATCCCCGACTTCACCGTCGATTACGCGCCGGACTTCCGCCAGGATATCGCCGACTCGTGGCCCGATGGCGTCGACGACACGCCCGCCCGCGAAGAGTGGGGCTGGAACCCCTCCTTCGACCTCGACAGCATGACCAAAGACATGCTCGAAAAGCTCCAGGCCCGCCATGATAAGGGTGAGCTCTGA
- the kbl gene encoding glycine C-acetyltransferase codes for MYGKMKEFLAEELQSLKDQKLYKDERVIESEQGAEITVRGKKVLNFCANNYLGLSSHPDLIKAAHETIDERGFGLSSVRFICGTQDIHKELERKVSEFLGTEDTILFAACFDANAAVFEPLFGPEDAIITDSLNHASLIDGIRLSKAQRWIYNHGHLGDTETEDPGTGKMAKGLERCLKEAKDCRFKVIVTDGAFSMDGEIAKLDEICDLADKYDALVLHDESHCTGFLGKTGRGTHEYCGVMGRTDIITTTFGKALGGASGGCVSGKKEIVEWLRNKGRPYLFSNTVPPAVVGATIKAIDLLSSSTYLRDKLEANTKKFRSEMTAAGFDIIPGDHPIVPIMFGKYDNCSQLAVDFANKLLEEGIYVIAFSFPVVPRGKDRIRVQLSAAHDTEHIDKAVAAFTKVGKELGML; via the coding sequence ATGTACGGGAAGATGAAGGAGTTTCTGGCTGAGGAACTTCAGTCGCTCAAAGATCAAAAGCTTTACAAAGACGAACGCGTCATCGAAAGTGAACAGGGAGCCGAGATCACCGTTCGCGGCAAGAAGGTCCTGAACTTCTGCGCCAACAACTACCTCGGGCTGTCTTCGCACCCTGATCTGATCAAGGCCGCGCATGAAACCATCGACGAACGCGGTTTCGGTCTTTCCTCCGTGCGTTTCATCTGCGGAACGCAGGACATTCACAAGGAACTCGAGCGCAAGGTCAGCGAGTTTCTCGGTACGGAAGACACCATTCTTTTTGCCGCCTGTTTCGATGCGAACGCAGCCGTATTCGAGCCGCTGTTCGGACCGGAAGACGCCATTATCACCGATTCCCTCAATCACGCCTCACTCATCGACGGTATCCGTCTGAGCAAGGCCCAGCGCTGGATTTACAACCACGGACACCTCGGTGACACCGAGACCGAAGATCCGGGCACGGGCAAAATGGCCAAGGGACTCGAGCGCTGCCTGAAAGAAGCCAAGGACTGCCGTTTCAAGGTTATCGTCACGGACGGTGCATTCTCCATGGACGGAGAAATCGCGAAGCTCGATGAGATCTGCGATCTCGCCGACAAGTACGACGCCCTCGTGCTGCATGACGAAAGCCATTGCACCGGTTTCCTCGGAAAGACCGGTCGCGGTACGCATGAGTACTGCGGCGTGATGGGACGCACCGATATCATCACGACGACCTTCGGCAAGGCACTCGGCGGTGCATCCGGCGGCTGCGTTTCCGGCAAGAAGGAAATCGTCGAATGGCTGCGCAACAAGGGCCGTCCGTACCTGTTCTCCAACACCGTGCCGCCCGCAGTCGTCGGCGCCACGATCAAGGCGATCGACCTGCTCAGCTCCAGCACCTACCTGCGCGACAAGCTCGAAGCCAACACGAAGAAATTCCGTTCGGAAATGACCGCGGCCGGTTTCGACATCATTCCGGGAGATCATCCGATCGTCCCGATCATGTTCGGCAAGTATGACAATTGCTCGCAGCTGGCGGTGGACTTCGCCAACAAGCTGCTCGAAGAAGGTATTTACGTTATCGCCTTCTCCTTCCCCGTGGTTCCGCGTGGCAAGGATCGTATCCGCGTGCAGCTTTCCGCCGCACACGATACCGAGCATATCGACAAGGCCGTCGCCGCCTTCACGAAAGTCGGTAAAGAACTGGGCATGCTCTGA
- a CDS encoding tetratricopeptide repeat protein, with the protein MKYIIAAVLLLLCAAPSMQAQWINDKAVEATIDQGIHDTYNMRFEQAESAFRSVVQKYPDHPSGHFLLAMVEWWRILIDLEDESRDDHFHDMLDRVIDLCDERLDNNERDIAGLFFKGGAIGFQGRLHANRKSWVSAATRGKEALPVVMDAAEIAPDNADLAFGTGIYDYYAAVLPERYAVLEPLMMFLPEGNKERGLRELQQAADHARFANWEAMYFLLQINYSMENRPSTALRHARKLHAQFPDNPVFHRYLGRTYVKLGNWKRAAEVFADVLKGTFKHKRGYSVKMKREANYYLGYAAMLVKDYGKAMKYLVECDRLSRKLDEEPSGFMVMANLRMGMVHDMMDQRNYAIKQYDKVLRMDDYRGSHDLAAQYKKSGYNR; encoded by the coding sequence ATGAAATACATCATTGCCGCCGTTCTGCTGCTGCTGTGTGCCGCCCCTTCCATGCAGGCTCAGTGGATCAACGACAAGGCCGTGGAAGCCACCATTGATCAGGGGATTCACGATACCTACAACATGCGCTTCGAGCAGGCAGAATCAGCTTTCAGGAGCGTTGTCCAGAAATATCCCGACCACCCATCCGGCCACTTTCTGCTCGCAATGGTGGAATGGTGGCGGATACTCATCGATCTGGAAGACGAATCCCGCGATGATCATTTCCATGACATGCTTGACCGCGTCATCGACCTCTGTGACGAACGTCTCGACAACAATGAGCGTGATATCGCCGGACTCTTTTTCAAAGGCGGCGCGATTGGATTTCAGGGACGGCTGCATGCCAACCGCAAGAGCTGGGTGAGTGCAGCCACGCGGGGCAAGGAAGCGCTTCCCGTGGTGATGGATGCCGCGGAGATCGCGCCCGACAATGCGGACCTCGCTTTCGGGACAGGCATCTACGACTACTATGCCGCCGTGCTTCCCGAGCGGTACGCCGTTCTCGAACCGCTGATGATGTTTCTGCCCGAAGGGAACAAGGAACGTGGACTGCGTGAACTCCAGCAGGCCGCTGACCATGCCCGCTTCGCCAACTGGGAAGCCATGTATTTCCTGCTGCAGATCAATTACAGCATGGAAAATCGTCCCTCCACCGCCCTGCGCCACGCACGGAAGCTGCATGCCCAGTTCCCCGATAACCCGGTATTTCACCGTTATCTCGGACGCACCTACGTCAAACTCGGCAACTGGAAACGGGCCGCGGAAGTGTTCGCCGATGTCCTCAAGGGCACCTTCAAGCACAAGCGCGGCTACAGTGTCAAGATGAAACGGGAAGCGAATTACTATCTCGGCTATGCCGCCATGCTGGTGAAGGATTATGGCAAGGCCATGAAATATCTCGTCGAATGCGATCGCCTTTCGCGCAAGCTGGATGAAGAACCTTCCGGCTTCATGGTGATGGCCAACCTTCGCATGGGTATGGTGCATGACATGATGGACCAGCGAAATTACGCGATCAAGCAGTATGACAAGGTGTTGCGCATGGACGATTACCGCGGCTCGCACGATCTGGCTGCGCAGTACAAGAAATCCGGGTACAACCGGTAA
- a CDS encoding CPBP family intramembrane metalloprotease has protein sequence MEEPKPEKGLNSFWLHDGELRLFWKMSSYFTVFIFLFIVLYSASKVVPANLDWRLANPTLMAIAAGLATAFLLAVAGGRGFAVETGLLWYRHSIRDVLLGIGIAALMVTALLGLELLLGEASISSVHLTTGYAVRLLAVSLVGFTLVGVAEELLFRGYPFSAMQRQGSTALALIVTSVLFSLMHGFNPEIGWLGFMNIFLAGIWLGAARIVTGTLWLAIGLHIGWNFFLGSVYGFPVSGIIERSIFVMDMNGTWWIGGGQFGPEGGILSTLVLIGGTAVLMLPAMRSMLSPGSEKSEEKGNEE, from the coding sequence ATGGAAGAACCGAAACCTGAAAAAGGGCTGAATTCCTTCTGGCTGCATGATGGGGAATTGCGGCTGTTCTGGAAAATGAGCAGCTATTTCACCGTTTTCATATTCCTTTTCATTGTTCTGTACTCCGCTTCCAAAGTGGTGCCTGCCAATTTGGACTGGCGCCTTGCCAATCCCACCCTGATGGCGATAGCTGCGGGACTCGCGACGGCGTTCCTGCTCGCCGTGGCAGGGGGACGCGGATTCGCGGTGGAGACGGGGTTGCTATGGTACCGTCACAGCATACGCGATGTTCTGCTCGGGATAGGGATTGCCGCACTTATGGTCACGGCGCTCCTCGGCCTGGAACTTCTGCTGGGTGAGGCAAGTATCAGCTCCGTGCATCTGACCACGGGCTACGCGGTAAGACTTCTTGCGGTCAGCCTCGTTGGATTCACACTCGTAGGTGTCGCCGAAGAACTGCTGTTTCGCGGGTATCCTTTCAGCGCCATGCAGCGGCAGGGTAGTACGGCACTCGCACTCATCGTCACTTCCGTACTGTTCAGTCTCATGCACGGGTTTAATCCCGAAATCGGCTGGCTCGGTTTTATGAACATCTTCCTGGCCGGAATCTGGCTCGGCGCAGCGCGGATCGTGACGGGAACACTCTGGCTGGCGATCGGACTGCACATCGGATGGAATTTCTTTCTCGGCAGCGTGTATGGTTTCCCCGTCAGTGGCATCATCGAACGGAGTATTTTCGTGATGGACATGAACGGCACCTGGTGGATCGGCGGAGGACAATTCGGTCCCGAAGGAGGCATCCTGTCCACCCTGGTGCTGATCGGAGGAACCGCGGTGCTGATGCTGCCGGCGATGCGTTCAATGCTCAGTCCGGGAAGCGAGAAATCAGAAGAAAAAGGAAACGAGGAATAA
- a CDS encoding glycosyltransferase, which yields MTAFAFFSLFAALTAVYMLFLFRIRSGIRYLYEQQRHDTDHDTGRTENLPFLTVLVPMRDEAPQLEASAASLAAQQYPSDRLEVLYIDDHSTDGSAEEAERLLGQDARFRVLHCSESESGKKDALTRGVQEARGEIIVTTDADCTHDPVWLRTLTSPFVSGADVVAGPVVFTNRERFFTRLQAMEFLGLVGVGAGFFGIGYPRLCNGANFAYRRSCFDAAAGYSSNREVVSGDDEFLLHDIVYRQGGHAQFVSRESAIVRTPAAGSVREFLQQRIRWSSKASKYIDRRFVSFLVVLFVYFLFAATAPVISLGSPAALAAGILFFLLKCITDAAVLFAAASLFRQPLRPVDLLAAEFLHAYYIVVVSAFGFFGVFSWKNRNLKKG from the coding sequence ATGACAGCCTTCGCCTTTTTCTCACTCTTCGCCGCGCTGACAGCGGTATACATGCTGTTCCTTTTTCGCATACGAAGCGGGATACGCTACCTGTATGAACAGCAGCGGCATGATACCGATCATGATACGGGACGCACTGAAAATCTGCCCTTCCTTACCGTGCTCGTTCCCATGCGCGACGAAGCGCCGCAGCTTGAAGCCAGCGCAGCATCGCTTGCCGCGCAGCAGTATCCGTCCGACAGGCTCGAGGTGCTGTACATCGACGATCATTCGACAGATGGCAGTGCGGAGGAAGCGGAGCGTCTGCTTGGGCAGGATGCACGTTTTCGCGTGCTGCACTGCTCTGAAAGCGAGAGCGGAAAAAAGGATGCGCTGACGCGCGGCGTGCAGGAGGCGCGCGGGGAGATTATCGTCACGACGGATGCGGATTGCACGCATGACCCTGTCTGGCTTCGTACGCTCACATCACCGTTTGTAAGCGGAGCGGATGTGGTTGCGGGTCCTGTCGTGTTCACCAACCGCGAACGTTTCTTCACCCGCCTGCAGGCGATGGAATTTCTCGGCCTGGTGGGCGTGGGGGCGGGCTTTTTCGGCATCGGTTATCCGCGTCTGTGCAACGGTGCGAATTTTGCCTACCGCCGCAGCTGCTTTGATGCGGCCGCAGGATACAGCAGCAACCGTGAGGTGGTGAGCGGAGACGATGAATTCCTGCTGCATGACATTGTGTACCGGCAGGGGGGACATGCGCAATTCGTGAGCAGGGAAAGCGCCATCGTGCGGACTCCGGCGGCCGGAAGCGTTCGTGAGTTCCTGCAGCAGCGTATCCGCTGGTCGTCGAAAGCCTCGAAGTATATCGACCGCCGCTTTGTTTCTTTTCTTGTAGTGCTTTTTGTGTATTTTCTCTTTGCTGCCACCGCACCGGTCATCAGTTTGGGATCGCCGGCAGCCCTTGCGGCTGGCATACTTTTTTTTCTTCTGAAATGCATCACGGATGCTGCCGTGCTCTTCGCCGCGGCCTCGCTGTTTCGTCAGCCGCTGCGTCCAGTCGACCTACTTGCGGCTGAGTTTCTGCACGCGTACTATATCGTGGTCGTTTCCGCGTTCGGATTTTTTGGGGTATTCTCATGGAAGAACCGAAACCTGAAAAAGGGCTGA
- a CDS encoding flippase-like domain-containing protein, translated as MSVISADIRHWVIWTGKLLLAVLLLFLLLQNLQTGSLRATLASMQSVWLYTALLLLLPNLYFQYSKWKLLLHSVYPAVAARDIRASLLLGFTFGVVTPARIGEFGARAASIRGASRLTVVGLTAIDKMATLCVTLTVGGVGLLLFNVQHPFMPTWLLAVIEGALLAGAVLLWLLWARHSSDTSEAETRGRIVRKWQRLRSSLQHLDTRTLRRLLLLSVLFYCTFVLQFYFLLMALGPVDATTALSGISTIMLLKTLIPPLTLGELGIREGASVFVLGAAGVVAAAAIGASLLLFTINILLPGFAGLLVLLRRPLRTVA; from the coding sequence ATGTCCGTCATTTCCGCGGATATCCGGCACTGGGTGATATGGACAGGCAAGCTGCTGCTTGCCGTGCTCCTCCTGTTTCTTCTCCTGCAGAATCTGCAGACCGGCAGTCTGCGTGCGACGCTCGCGAGCATGCAGTCCGTCTGGCTTTACACGGCGCTCCTGTTGCTCCTTCCAAACCTTTATTTCCAGTACAGCAAGTGGAAACTGCTGCTTCACAGCGTGTATCCCGCAGTGGCAGCACGTGACATACGCGCTTCGCTGCTGCTCGGGTTTACCTTTGGTGTCGTCACTCCCGCACGCATAGGGGAGTTCGGCGCGCGTGCGGCATCAATTCGCGGCGCGAGCCGGTTGACGGTGGTCGGACTCACCGCGATCGATAAAATGGCGACACTGTGCGTGACGCTGACGGTTGGCGGGGTGGGACTTCTGCTGTTCAACGTGCAGCATCCCTTCATGCCGACCTGGCTGCTCGCCGTAATCGAAGGAGCGCTGCTCGCCGGTGCCGTGCTGCTCTGGCTGTTGTGGGCCCGTCACTCATCCGACACGTCAGAAGCGGAAACCCGCGGTCGCATCGTCCGCAAATGGCAGCGGTTGCGCAGTTCACTGCAGCATCTGGATACGCGAACGCTTCGCCGTCTGTTGCTGCTTTCCGTGCTCTTCTACTGCACCTTCGTGCTGCAATTCTACTTCCTGCTCATGGCACTCGGTCCCGTCGACGCCACAACAGCGCTGTCAGGCATCAGCACCATCATGCTGCTGAAAACACTGATTCCGCCCCTGACGCTCGGAGAGCTCGGCATCCGTGAAGGCGCGAGCGTGTTCGTGCTCGGCGCTGCGGGTGTCGTCGCAGCGGCCGCCATCGGCGCCTCGCTGCTGCTGTTTACCATCAACATCCTTCTCCCCGGATTTGCAGGCCTCCTGGTGCTGCTGCGGCGTCCGTTGAGGACGGTCGCATGA